The stretch of DNA aaacatttcttgaaatgagacaaatttcttcttgttctaaatctttattgaagttcaaaacaaaagaaggtaCACATTGtacaacagctgaaaatctgcagaatttaacTTACACAATAACATACGAAATTAATAACTGCTTGCTTTGTGGTTATGTCCAGAGCAGGCCACAGTCATCAATTTAGGTGAAGTCAGTTGGcgtatgaaagaaaattatgtaatatCTCATAATGAGCAGTAgcccagtttgttttgttttggtgcaacatggggggatggtgacGTCATCGgccaaaattataacttttaatatttcagaaacgaaagctgcacaaacgacaGTTTTAACGGCACAAACTTGCACTAACGAAGCACTAACAAAGTAGCcgagtttggtttgttttggagcaacatggggggatggtgaactctggatgacctaaaaaataatttttaatatctcagaaaccaaagctgcacaaacgaaaattttaacggcacaaacctgcactaacGAAGCACTAACCACTCAGActatttgctgaattttttgacgtgggtggggtgtcagcttcactcagctAATCCTCAGAGCATCAAAATGAATGCATGAGCTTTCATTGTGAAACCAATTGAACAtgtctgtattttctttatgtgaatacctgaaaataaatgtcatatacataaataaatgtcataaataaatgtttaactagAATTAGCTGCTCACTTGCATGCATACAAGGCCGGCTTTAGCATGATGTGGGCCTCTCAATGTCCTTTTATgcatacaaatttaaaaaataaattatgtaccttaagtaaaaaaataacacctgtttagagttgacTTTGATTAGCAGTAAGTGGAACTGCACATACACATTAAATACACatatttaatgtgtattttctttAGTGTTAAGCTGGTTACGGTGCCATCCGAGGGTGCGGACGCTGATAAACTACTGCAGCAACATTAGAGTCTGATGTTCTAATTACGCATGCCAGTATCCGATGATCAAACCAATAGCTATTAGTCTGATGTGGTAATAGCATTTCATAATAGCATTTATGATTGGAACATACTTGTGGTACTTTTCCAAGCTTTAGGCTCAGGTTTAACATAAATCCCATGAGGCCACACAGCAGACCTGTACCGTGATTTTCCATAAGTCGTTCTTACCTTTAGTGTTGAAAGGGACAAGATGGAGGTCAGGGAGGAAAGCTGTGGAATGTGAAGTACAAATCTATAATATAGAAATCCTTAAAGATTATAGTTGAAAATTTGAAGTGCAATTCAAGGAAAACTTAGATTAAGTAATATTTTGAATCAGATTTCTTAAACAACTAAGCTACTGTATATCTGTCGTTTTGCCCTGTTAACAGAAAAATTTATCAAGACCGATGGGTTTAAATAAAGACACATGCAACACGGAGCAAGCACAGTAGGTAGTCTACAATCTTTTATTAGGATTGTAGCTTCATGTAGTACATAAACAGCAGTAAAACAAGCCTGATTTAGACAAAAACTGACTATGATCAGTGAAAAAGTCTTCACACACCACAGTaattatgaatatgttttgtaaaaatatgttaaaaagcAATTCCAAGAGGAACGAGCAAACAATACAAGCAGAGTGGCTTTCAGAAATATCAGTTTAACAAAAAGATGTCATCTCTAATATACTTTTAAAATCAGCAGCAACTATGAAACTGCAGTGACAACAGATTTTGTTTGGCGGAAGATGATTAACTTTGAACATCTAGAGTGACTTCCATTTTCCATAattaaagtaaagtaaataaataataagaagaaCCACAATGAATAGGAACTCCTCTGATTTGGAAAAAACCCATTGGAGCCACGTGTGTCTGTTTTACCTTCAGTGAAAGCCTTCATTTGAATGGACTCATTCACGAGCTCATCAACACCGAAGACCTGcctgcagaaaacattttcactatTCTAGCTCCTATTAAATATTGGGCAGTGCACATTTTTGCAACCAGGGACCAAGCTACTGATCAACAGCTCAGTCCTTGTTTCCAAAAGCTCAAAACGTGGATCTCAGGAAAATCTTGCGTATGGATTTGGCCCATTCAGtcctacaaaaacaataagaaagCATTAACAACGgtgcttgttaaaaaaaatgttggaaatcaTAAATTCTGTTAGGGGAATCGGAGAAAAGAATtgacaataactctttgaagactTTGAATCAATGGgtcacaacaacatttaatttcccctttgggatcaataaaggaTGTTTGAATGTGAATGTTGTTTGTAAGAATACCAATCTCTTTAAAAATCATCAGCATAATgaattatctttaaatttattCCTTTCCCACATTACAATCTATCTACAGTACATATCAAGTGACTTTTCAGGAAGTattccacaaaaaaagaaaagtttccaCTGTCCTACCATCTCAAACGTAAACGCCTGGAGTTTGTTAAAAGCCTTTTGAGCTTTCAACAGGAGACATGTTTTTTGGTCAGACTCAAGTTGAGCTTTTGCAACAAAGCTCCAGGTGGATTTGccatgaaataaatgaaaaatatgtggaaaactACAACATGTTTAATGTTAGTAGGGTGGAGGATTTGAGACGCCGTGGGCCTGTTTCTGTCCCAGCAACCTCGCTCCAGTTTTGCGCCTTATGCAAAACGTTTTAACAGCACAGCGATCCAAAAGACATGATCAAATTAAGACCAAGGTATTTGTCAGAAAAGCTCACCATATTTCTGCCTGATCTCCTGGTGTCTCTTGTTCATTTCTGCTCTCCTGTGAAGACAGAACATTTCTCCATGAGCCACAAAGGAATTCATGTCATTCCTCAGCCAGTCCAGAAATCACATGAGCATAAAACCAGTTTGGGCTGGTAACAGGatagttttgcattttatcGCCTCATCTGCACTGGGCTGTGCAGGAAACCTGACACTGATAATGACTGGCCAACCAACAGCATGCAGCTGGCGCTACAAATATTTCTTCCTTAATacagaaatcattaaaaaaaggtAAACTAGGGCTCAAATGTTTTGCAGAATATACACATATCCCACATGTATAATTGAATAGCCACAGAAGtagaatatatatttgaaaaaatatatttaaaaaagccatttttgcTCTGTACATTCATAATAACTTCATAGTACAGTTGATACCTTCAGTTTTTAATAGGgtaaaatgactatttttttgtgcttaattggggttttatgtcattaagcaacacaaagcaatgcATAAAAGTGAAGTTGGAGGACAAACAAATGGGTTTAACATTATTAATAACACTTTCGCATATGGCATGCATTTGTAGTCATCCCACTTTAGTCTGATGGCTGTAATAAAACCCATTGAAATGACTGCCATCGATTGCAAAATAGATTCTACTACTGTGAAAATTATTCAAACCAATGCGCAGTCTGTGGAGAATATTTGTACACGTGTGTGTTTATTCTCAATAATCCCGATCACGACTTCTACAAAAAGCTTATGGGACATCTTCAAGTTTTCCTTGAAGATGTTTCAACACGTATCCAGAAGTCTGTCGGGGACAAACGGGTCgttattttaaatttcactgCGAAATCGAAGGAGGACGAGCCTCCACatgcttaaaaaaacagcagcaagcTGCTCCACTGTGAGCTTCCAGAAACTCGTCTTTCCTCAGTCATTGGAATTCATTTACAGTTCCTCACCTTTCCTCCTGCTTGGCTTTCGTCTTATTGGCCTGCCTCTGCATCTTGGCCTCAGATCGTTTGGATCTGACGCACAAAAACAAGATGAGTGTTGGacaaaaaatcatgcaaaaaagCGCATCGTTTAAAGTCTCCACATCGGGACCGACACAAATAAACCACATGTGGAAGCAGAAACACTAAGACCCAAAACGGATCTGAAACAAATCTTCCACAAAACCCGACATGCAACTTTATACAGTACGCCAcctatttcacttttatttcaccCAGAGTCAAACTGCACACTTACCCAAAGTTCTCACActtgcagcagcagaacatgCAGACCATGATAGCAATGATGAGAACTGCTCCAAGCACAGACAGGGTGATTATCAGCGTCTGGAAATTCACTGCAGGAAGAATGAATCCGTTACAAATCCTCACTTTGGTGAATGAAACAATTGGATCCAATCAGGAATCAACAAATGTGGGGTACAAAGCTCTTTCTCAGAAATCAgattaaattcattattttgaaTGGATGTTTATGAAACAGTTCATGCAAATGCTGATGCTGTTTGTGTCTTCTTGTTTACTTGCTACCAATACTTGCATATAAGAATATTGAAAGTTATGGAAATAATTCATACTTAGCCTTTCCATTTTTCCCAAAGCacataatctaaaaatgtacttttatggaaagaaaacaataaaggatCTGCAAACTTATTCCCCTGTAGAGGACGAGTCTCACCAGATCACCTTGTAGGATATTGAAGGACAAAATCATCTTTATTGCACCACTTTGATGTTAAATTAGCTTTTAATAAGTTCCACCATTGTTTCatcttcaaaaaaaacaaaacatgttggaATAATGACAACAGATTTGCTTTAAAACTTTGGGAACCACTAATCTGAATTTAGCATGTATCAGTTAAATTAAATCTTGGAGAGACCTCTGTTTGACGAGATcatttaaagaacataaaaaacatgatcCTTCAACATCACCAACGTTTTCTCTCAAGCAATAAGCAAAATACCAGGgttatatgtaatttttatttatttattttatgtgcatGAAATGCTAACCGATAAACTGTCAGTTTCCAGTGCAACTTCTGACGTCTGTTTTCAGTGCTGGGAAAATGCATTTGCccttttacagatttctttattctgctttttttggACTCACTTAAAAGTTTCAGATCATCTTACAAGATTTGATAGCAGACAAAATCAACCGAGTAAATACAGGAATTATTTTCAAGCTATTTCATTTAGagatccaaaccaacctggctcTATGTGAAGCTGGAGGAAGAACAAATGGGTTTAacattattaaatgttaaacgaaaacattattaaatgaaaaaagtgaTTCGCCTCCTTCAAATACTTACAAttcattcagtttaattcaactacttgtcctttaaaataaagaaatgagtcAAATAGCATTGACCTTTGCAATGTTTCTTAAATTAGAATTTGAGTgtggtataaaaaaaatgcaaatacctGCGAAGggtatttgcatttatttgcaaatacacatatatatagcaatatatataatattgctAGCaatatagcacatttttacagtaCTATAGTCCACCTAAAGTATTTCTTtatggaaaaaaagcaacaaaaaaaatcataattgcaaccatttctaaaaaaaaatattgcaatattaaAATTCCAATTATTCAACAAGATTAACCATGTTTTTTAACATCTTATATTTGTAGCATACATAAGAAGAGTATATCTGCAGTGCGTAAtgcagcaaaattattttttagatttcttaatgaaattttctttaattatttagaCTTGAaactcaaatatatatatatatatatatatatatatatatatatatatatatatatatatatatatatatatatatatatatatatatatattccatgGTTTGCACACACCTATGAATTACCTTTTAACTTAACCTGTGAGTAGAAGCATGTGTGAATACTGTGCTTCACACAGGCACAGTGTGAAGCATATGCATGCTTACAGCAGCACGAGTTGCTACTGCAACTCACGCTGTTGCATAATGCAACGCTGTTTCCACCCTCATGGTTACTACCTACATGAACTCAGCAAAATTTCAGTACAGATAATAGGCTTTAAATTcctttcaaagaaaagaaaaagaaacaccacATTAGCACTTTAGAGCAGCAATTGCTCTAAAATATCTGGAGCGTAACATGCACATTGCAAAGCATGACCTAACATAAGTTTGAATGTACATACATGTTGGcattatgaaataaatacagatgCAAAGAGAAAAGTAGCATAAAAATGTATCTGATAGCCAAGGAGCGTCAAACAAGAGTGCAATTAAAACTTGTATGACCAAATCCTTGAATATTATGTTTCTATGTGAAATCTGATTCATCTGAAGTCAGATCTTTCATCCTGCTGAGGAAAACCCACCTCATTGTGCTCTTATCTAGATATGTGACGGGGTTTTCCACAAGATGACAGTCCGTAAATACTTCAATGACTTAAAGCGTCAGTCATAGCAACAAAGACAGCTTTACTCCAGGGGTACAATAAATGATTTCAAAGACAGActtgagaaaaataatttaattctttAGAAAATAGAGTAGATAAATCATTGTGGAAATCAGCATTGGAAAATGATCCCATGCATATTGATTCTTCTTATTTTAACACCATCCAACCTCACATTTTAGTATGTCAGCTTAGGTTAAGGGTTAGGGGTAGGGGTAGGGTTAACCCTAACCCACTCAAcacaggaactggaagacattttaaatgtccaaaataaaacacgacATCCAACAAtaagtaaaaaggaaaatagaaaTTACACTCagccaaaaccataaataacatagattatgaagtttctgtaaacttCATAATCAAACAAATATGAATCATCAGAATGGGAATCATCaagcacattttaatttatcatgcaactAACTGATTAATTTCTTATTGCGACAAGATTAGTTATAGTATGATCAATCAAAAATGAAATGGTAATTCCTATGAGAAGAGCCATTTTGTACAATCTATCAGTGCagacattacagaaaaaaacagtggaAGTAATCTTACCATTTTTGATTCACCAAACCAAACAAGTATTGAAACTGCAGATCAGTTCCTTAATTTAAATGAGTTCTttccagaaaaataaaccagttataaaaacatgatctgtgcatgtgtgtgtgtgtgtttcttacTCCAGCAGAGCCCCCAGCGGGCGTCATTTAGCGGGCAGAGTGAATGAGGTGGAAGGATGGTCCCCACCGGATACGTTACACATGACTTTGTCGTGGTGCACCACaggcactgcaaaaacacacacggAATAAAGAGAGATCCCTGtgctcaaacaaacaaaacaaatctgaaactATTCAGGTCAGTTGCATGTCGAGCCACATGGCAAACACACACCGAGAGTGGGAGGGGAAAACTGGGAACGGATCAGTTACTCTTCAAACCAGTCCAACAGGTTTGAAGATGGAAGACGAGCCACCAACTAAAGCGCCTCTCTGCCTTGGATACATTTATCGCTCAGCCGTGTGCAAACACAGTGCAGAGCAAGTATGAGATTATCTGGCCTGAAATCTGGACTCACCGTCACATTTTTCAGACAGTCGTCGCAGCTTGTTCCATTTTTTGTCTCACACACtgttgagaaagaaaaaatatatatatgtggtTTAatttgtgagagaaaaaaaaaacaggatttgttTGTAATGG from Xiphophorus hellerii strain 12219 chromosome 19, Xiphophorus_hellerii-4.1, whole genome shotgun sequence encodes:
- the pttg1ipa gene encoding PTTG1 interacting protein a, which gives rise to MKCLRIFLPALLLVSGLATVLAESAPKHVCETKNGTSCDDCLKNVTCLWCTTTKSCVTYPVGTILPPHSLCPLNDARWGLCWMNFQTLIITLSVLGAVLIIAIMVCMFCCCKCENFGSKRSEAKMQRQANKTKAKQEERRAEMNKRHQEIRQKYGLNGPNPYARFS